The proteins below are encoded in one region of Silene latifolia isolate original U9 population chromosome 2, ASM4854445v1, whole genome shotgun sequence:
- the LOC141641911 gene encoding F-box protein SKIP23-like: MALRCTRHCSTGGANDWAELPCDIIVSIFEHLDDYLVDIRRAASVCVAWRRAGSLLNSKKDTLIKLPSICTCWENKITGCLSWCPKIKYDPVLTQSSYYFLISPASNTTQTRVWMFRVEEIGTNRWLLLPPSTDRLVIPSRLEYNFNLLDKFKILGVAELHTLHYNTDIKNGFKGSFFFFWDLPFVRKVIPMSDLGKRFLVLFGEKGKLAMSSVDSQWSYIDTRNYEFDDIINLGGELYAIDTIGRLVMINPTTLDLVEIASPPKGIEYDVKIMYLVCSDGFLYLVYRGFVRGETWWGRYAVEKWNQSWYEFRPILERNCSPFIIGEPVGVLMFDKQNRVWVRLENIGDKVFFITKYVTFSVTAKELGLSRGSLIYYMGKDFHNGPDFGKALIVYKVEGNMCREQENLHSDITVDLGPPPSWVCPMPHSRKQ; encoded by the coding sequence ATGGCTTTGAGATGTACAAGGCACTGCTCTACGGGTGGTGCTAATGATTGGGCTGAACTGCCTTGTGACATTATAGTATCTATCTTCGAGCATCTAGATGATTACCTTGTTGATATACGTCGGGCTGCTTCAGTTTGCGTAGCCTGGCGTCGTGCCGGTTCTCTCCTTAACTCCAAGAAGGATACCTTAATCAAACTTCCTTCTATTTGCACCTGCTGGGAAAATAAAATCACTGGATGTTTGTCATGGTGTCCTAAAATTAAATATGATCCTGTCTTGACCCAAAGTTCGTATTATTTTTTGATCTCACCGGCCTCAAATACGACCCAAACTCGGGTTTGGATGTTTCGTGTCGAAGAGATTGGAACAAATAGATGGTTACTTCTTCCACCCTCTACGGATCGTCTAGTCATACCTTCGCGTTTGGAATATAATTTTAATCTTCTCGACAAATTTAAGATCTTGGGTGTGGCTGAGCTCCATACCCTACATTATAACACCGACATCAAAAACGGTTTTAAGGGAAGTTTCTTCTTCTTTTGGGACCTGCCTTTTGTGCGTAAAGTTATTCCAATGTCCGATTTGGGAAAACGGTTCTTAGTATTGTTTGGTGAAAAAGGAAAACTAGCTATGTCGTCCGTTGATAGTCAATGGAGTTATATAGACACCCGTAATTACGAGTTTGACGATATTATAAATCTTGGAGGTGAATTGTATGCAATCGACACAATTGGTAGGCTTGTGATGATTAATCCGACTACACTCGATCTTGTTGAAATCGCGTCTCCTCCCAAGGGAATCGAATATGATGTTAAAATCATGTATCTAGTGTGCTCGGACGGGTTCTTGTATTTAGTATATAGAGGTTTTGTGCGTGGCGAAACATGGTGGGGGAGATATGCAGTTGAGAAGTGGAACCAGTCCTGGTATGAGTTTAGACCAATACTTGAGAGGAACTGTAGTCCTTTTATAATTGGCGAGCCAGTCGGAGTTTTGATGTTCGACAAGCAAAACCGTGTGTGGGTAAGACTCGAAAACATTGGGGACAAAGTGTTTTTCATAACAAAGTATGTTACCTTTTCGGTTACGGCCAAAGAACTAGGATTGAGTCGAGGGAGTTTGATTTACTATATGGGTAAAGATTTTCATAATGGCCCGGATTTTGGTAAGGCTCTTATTGTCTATAAAGTCGAAGGGAACATGTGTCGGGAACAAGAGAATTTGCATTCCGATATAACGGTGGATCTTGGTCCTCCTCCAAGCTGGGTTTGCCCTATGCCACATTCGAGAAAGCAATAG